Proteins found in one Triticum aestivum cultivar Chinese Spring chromosome 4D, IWGSC CS RefSeq v2.1, whole genome shotgun sequence genomic segment:
- the LOC123098756 gene encoding xyloglucan galactosyltransferase KATAMARI1 homolog — translation MRRRSVLPSHHDDAEKGGGKPPQSRLCFLATLCVMFWVLIFYFHFSVLAPDPDARPVAVATQARIAHDHLPDRVFNHDGLLRTPPAAVGKEEAPAAVVGKEEAPAAVVGKEEASAAVAEKEEAPTAVVGKEEAPVAVVGKEEAPAAVAGKEEAPAAVAEEEEAPAAVAEKEEVPPKEYPFQRALKTAENASDPCGGRYIYVHELPPRFNEDMLRECHSISVWTNMCKFMSNDGLGPPLSNEDGVFSNTGWYATNQFAVDVIFGNRMKQYECLTKDSSIAAAVFVPFYAGFDVSRYLWGYNISMRDAAPHDLVDWLRKRPEWNVMGGRDHFLVGGRIAWDFRRLTDEESDWGNKLLFMPAAKNMSMLVVESSPWNANDFAVPYPTYFHPAKDEDVFLWQDRMRSLDRPWLFSFAGAPRPGDPMSIRGQLIDQCRTSSFCKLLECDLGESKCHSPSAIMKMFQSSLFCLQPQGDSYTRRSAFDSMLAGCIPVFFHPGSAYVQYTWHLPKNYTSYSVFIPEGGVRDGNVSVEEILRGIHPDIVKQMREEVINLIPKVIYADPRSKLETLKDAFDVSVSAIINKVTQLRRDIISDSEDKDFIEENSWKYELLEGQRTIGPHEWDPFFSKPKPKDKGADSGNSSAEAAKNSWKIERGDQN, via the coding sequence ATGAGGCGGCGCTCCGTGCTGCCGTCCCACCACGACGACGCGGAGAAGGGCGGCGGGAAGCCGCCGCAGTCGCGCCTCTGCTTCCTCGCTACGCTCTGCGTCATGTTCTGGGTCctcatcttctacttccacttctcCGTCCTCGCACCCGACCCCGACGCGCggcccgtcgccgtcgccacccagGCCCGCATTGCCCACGACCACCTCCCGGACCGCGTCTTCAACCACGACGGCCTTctccgcaccccgcccgccgccgtcggCAAGGAGGAGGCGCCTGCGGCCGTCGTCGGCAAGGAGGAGGCGCCCGCGGCCGTCGTCGGCAAGGAGGAGGCGTCCGCGGccgtcgccgagaaggaggaggcgcCCACCGCCGTCGTCGGCAAGGAGGAGGCGCCTGTGGCTGTCGTCGGCAAGGAGGAGGCGCCCGCGGCCGTCGCCGGCAAGGAGGAGGCTCCCGCGGCCgtcgccgaggaggaggaggcgcccgcggccgtcgccgagaaggaggaggtgCCCCCGAAGGAGTACCCGTTCCAGCGGGCGCTCAAGACGGCGGAGAACGCGAGCGACCCGTGCGGCGGCCGGTACATCTACGTGCACGAGCTGCCGCCGCGCTTCAACGAGGACATGCTCCGGGAGTGCCACAGCATCAGCGTCTGGACCAACATGTGCAAGTTCATGAGCAACGACGGTCTCGGCCCGCCGCTGAGCAACGAGGACGGTGTTTTCTCCAACACCGGCTGGTATGCCACCAACCAGTTCGCCGTCGATGTCATCTTTGGCAACCGGATGAAGCAGTACGAGTGCCTCACCAAGGACTCGTCCATCGCCGCGGCGGTGTTCGTGCCCTTCTATGCCGGGTTCGATGTCTCGAGGTATCTCTGGGGGTATAACATTTCGATGAGGGACGCCGCGCCACATGATCTGGTGGATTGGTTGAGGAAGAGGCCCGAGTGGAATGTGATGGGTGGGCGTGACCATTTCTTGGTTGGGGGAAGGATTGCGTGGGATTTCAGGCGGTTGACGGACGAAGAATCTGACTGGGGCAACAAACTGCTGTTCATGCCGGCTGCGAAGAATATGTCAATGCTGGTGGTGGAGTCAAGCCCATGGAATGCCAATGATTTTGCGGTACCATATCCGACTTACTTTCACCCTGCCAAAGATGAGGATGTTTTCCTTTGGCAAGATAGAATGAGGAGCCTGGATAGGCCATGGCTGTTCTCATTCGCAGGGGCTCCTCGTCCTGGTGATCCAATGTCTATCAGAGGGCAGCTCATCGATCAGTGCAGGACATCAAGTTTCTGTAAATTGTTGGAGTGTGACCTTGGAGAGAGCAAGTGCCACTCCCCAAGCGCAATCATGAAGATGTTCCAGAGCTCTTTATTCTGCTTGCAGCCCCAGGGTGATTCCTATACTAGAAGATCTGCCTTCGACTCAATGTTGGCTGGCTGCATACCTGTTTTCTTCCATCCTGGTTCAGCATATGTCCAGTATACATGGCATCTTCCGAAGAATTATACGAGTTACTCCGTCTTCATCCCTGAAGGTGGCGTCCGTGATGGAAATGTCAGTGTTGAGGAGATACTAAGAGGTATCCATCCAGACATCGTCAAGCAGATGAGGGAAGAGGTTATCAATCTCATACCAAAGGTGATATATGCTGATCCAAGGTCGAAACTGGAAACGCTGAAGGACGCGTTTGATGTTTCGGTTTCGGCAATCATCAACAAAGTGACACAATTGAGAAGAGATATCATCTCAGACAGTGAAGATAAAGATTTTATTGAAGAGAATAGCTGGAAATATGAACTGTTAGAAGGACAGCGGACAATTGGACCTCATGAGTGGGATCCATTCTTCTCGAAGCCCAAGCCCAAGGACAAGGGTGCAGATTCTGGTAATTCATCAGCTGAAGCGGCCAAGAATTCTTGGAAAATCGAACGAGGAGACCAGAATTAG